A section of the Jaculus jaculus isolate mJacJac1 chromosome 6, mJacJac1.mat.Y.cur, whole genome shotgun sequence genome encodes:
- the A4galt gene encoding lactosylceramide 4-alpha-galactosyltransferase isoform X2, translating to MSKHPDCLLRLFWGTPRQRVCTLLIISFKFTFFISVMIYWHTVGEPKVQGRLYNLPVDIPCPPLALPSLPSSAPTPGHIFFLETSDRTNPNFLFMCSVESAARAHPESQVVVLMKGLPRGSAPRPRNLGISLLSCFPNVHIEPLDLEELFRDTPLAAWYGEARQGWEPYWLPVLSDASRIAVLWKFGGIYLDTDFIVLKDLRNLTNALGIQSRYVLNGAFLAFERQHEFMALCMRDFVTHYNGWIWGHQGPQLLTRVFKKWCSIHSLKETHSCRGVTALPREAFYPIPWQNWKRYFEDISPEVLGQLLNATYAVHVWNKKSQGTRFEATSRVLLAQLYAHYCPTTHEAMKMYV from the coding sequence ATGTCCAAGCACCCTGACTGCCTGCTGCGGCTGTTCTGGGGTACCCCCAGGCAGCGGGTCTGCACCCTCTTAATCATCAGCTTCAAGTTCACATTCTTCATCTCCGTCATGATCTACTGGCACACTGTGGGAGAACCCAAGGTCCAGGGGCGATTATATAACCTGCCCGTGGACATCCCCTGCCCCCCTTTAGCCCTTCCTAGCCTGCCTTCCAGTGCCCCTACCCCAGGCCACATCTTCTTCCTAGAGACATCGGACAGGACCAACCCCAACTTCCTGTTCATGTGCTCCGTGGAGTCGGCCGCCCGGGCTCACCCTGAGTCCCAGGTGGTGGTGCTGATGAAGGGGCTGCCCAGAGGCAGTGCGCCCCGCCCCCGGAACTTGGGCATCTCGCTCCTGAGTTGCTTCCCCAATGTCCACATAGAGCCCCTGGACCTGGAGGAGCTGTTTCGGGACACGCCGCTGGCGGCCTGGTACGGGGAGGCGCGGCAGGGCTGGGAGCCCTACTGGCTGCCCGTCCTCTCTGACGCCTCCAGGATTGCTGTCCTCTGGAAGTTCGGTGGCATCTACCTGGACACGGACTTCATTGTCCTCAAGGACCTGAGAAACCTGACCAACGCGCTGGGCATCCAGTCCCGCTACGTCCTCAACGGTGCCTTTCTGGCCTTCGAACGGCAACACGAGTTCATGGCCCTGTGCATGCgtgactttgtgacccactaCAACGGCTGGATTTGGGgtcaccagggcccccagctgctcaCTCGTGTCTTCAAGAAGTGGTGCTCCATCCACAGCCTGAAGGAGACCCATAGCTGCCGTGGAGTCACGGCCCTGCCCCGTGAAGCCTTCTACCCCATCCCCTGGCAGAACTGGAAGAGGTACTTTGAGGACATCAGCCCGGAGGTGCTGGGCCAGCTGCTCAATGCCACCTACGCTGTCCACGTGTGGAACAAGAAGAGCCAGGGTACACGCTTTGAGGCCACGTCCAGGGTGCTGCTGGCCCAGCTGTATGCCCACTACTGCCCCACGACACATGAGGCCATGAAAATGTATGTGTGA
- the A4galt gene encoding lactosylceramide 4-alpha-galactosyltransferase isoform X1, whose protein sequence is MSPRGLRAAYVPPPRHGLSRLRSSLADQLIPGDGSCCDLRETMSKHPDCLLRLFWGTPRQRVCTLLIISFKFTFFISVMIYWHTVGEPKVQGRLYNLPVDIPCPPLALPSLPSSAPTPGHIFFLETSDRTNPNFLFMCSVESAARAHPESQVVVLMKGLPRGSAPRPRNLGISLLSCFPNVHIEPLDLEELFRDTPLAAWYGEARQGWEPYWLPVLSDASRIAVLWKFGGIYLDTDFIVLKDLRNLTNALGIQSRYVLNGAFLAFERQHEFMALCMRDFVTHYNGWIWGHQGPQLLTRVFKKWCSIHSLKETHSCRGVTALPREAFYPIPWQNWKRYFEDISPEVLGQLLNATYAVHVWNKKSQGTRFEATSRVLLAQLYAHYCPTTHEAMKMYV, encoded by the exons ATGTCACCTAGAGGCCTGCGGGCTGCCTACGTCCCACCTCCCCGCCATGGGCTGTCCAGGCTG CGCTCATCTCTTGCAGACCAGCTGATTCCCGGGGACGGCAGCTGCTGTGATCTGAGGGAGACCATGTCCAAGCACCCTGACTGCCTGCTGCGGCTGTTCTGGGGTACCCCCAGGCAGCGGGTCTGCACCCTCTTAATCATCAGCTTCAAGTTCACATTCTTCATCTCCGTCATGATCTACTGGCACACTGTGGGAGAACCCAAGGTCCAGGGGCGATTATATAACCTGCCCGTGGACATCCCCTGCCCCCCTTTAGCCCTTCCTAGCCTGCCTTCCAGTGCCCCTACCCCAGGCCACATCTTCTTCCTAGAGACATCGGACAGGACCAACCCCAACTTCCTGTTCATGTGCTCCGTGGAGTCGGCCGCCCGGGCTCACCCTGAGTCCCAGGTGGTGGTGCTGATGAAGGGGCTGCCCAGAGGCAGTGCGCCCCGCCCCCGGAACTTGGGCATCTCGCTCCTGAGTTGCTTCCCCAATGTCCACATAGAGCCCCTGGACCTGGAGGAGCTGTTTCGGGACACGCCGCTGGCGGCCTGGTACGGGGAGGCGCGGCAGGGCTGGGAGCCCTACTGGCTGCCCGTCCTCTCTGACGCCTCCAGGATTGCTGTCCTCTGGAAGTTCGGTGGCATCTACCTGGACACGGACTTCATTGTCCTCAAGGACCTGAGAAACCTGACCAACGCGCTGGGCATCCAGTCCCGCTACGTCCTCAACGGTGCCTTTCTGGCCTTCGAACGGCAACACGAGTTCATGGCCCTGTGCATGCgtgactttgtgacccactaCAACGGCTGGATTTGGGgtcaccagggcccccagctgctcaCTCGTGTCTTCAAGAAGTGGTGCTCCATCCACAGCCTGAAGGAGACCCATAGCTGCCGTGGAGTCACGGCCCTGCCCCGTGAAGCCTTCTACCCCATCCCCTGGCAGAACTGGAAGAGGTACTTTGAGGACATCAGCCCGGAGGTGCTGGGCCAGCTGCTCAATGCCACCTACGCTGTCCACGTGTGGAACAAGAAGAGCCAGGGTACACGCTTTGAGGCCACGTCCAGGGTGCTGCTGGCCCAGCTGTATGCCCACTACTGCCCCACGACACATGAGGCCATGAAAATGTATGTGTGA